A window of Lepidochelys kempii isolate rLepKem1 chromosome 1, rLepKem1.hap2, whole genome shotgun sequence contains these coding sequences:
- the SLC10A2 gene encoding ileal sodium/bile acid cotransporter encodes MMTANSTTNILYCSANATICNGTSCVTPDDNFNQILNLVLSTVLTILLALVMFSMGCNVNIKKFWGHIKRPWGICVGFLCQFGIMPLTGFVLSLIFNVLPVQAIAVLIMGCCPGGTSSNILAYWLDGDMDLSISMTTCSTLLALGMMPLCLFVYTKMWTDTESIVIPYDSIGISLVALVIPVSFGIFVNHKWPQKAKIILKVGSITGLILILIIAVVGGILYKGSWAISPQLWIVGTIFPAAGYSLGFLLARIAGQSWHRCRTVALETGMQNTQLCTTIVQLSFKPEQLALMFTFPLIYSIFQIVFALMFVGVYYLHKRFCASPKTDFTEPASEIESIPETYAQMNGGFTANEKSTRNMNNIIVS; translated from the exons ATGATGACAGCAAACTCAACCACAAATATTTTGTACTGTTCTGCAAATGCCACCATTTGCAATGGCACTTCGTGTGTTACACCTGATGACAATTTTAACCAAATTTTGAATTTAGTTTTAAGTACTGTCCTAACAATCTTGTTGGCATTGGTGATGTTCTCCATGGGCTGCAATGTGAACATAAAAAAATTTTGGGGACATATAAAAAGGCCATGGGGCATATGTGTGGGCTTCCTCTGTCAGTTTGGAATTATGCCTTTGACAGGCTTTGTGCTGTCACTCATCTTTAATGTGCTTCCTGTTCAAGCTATTGCTGTGCTGATCATGGGATGCTGTCCAGGTGGAACATCTTCCAACATTCTAGCATATTGGTTAGATGGGGACATGGACCTAAG TATCAGTATGACAACATGTTCAACACTGCTTGCATTGGGGATGATGCCACTTTGTCTCTTTGTCTATACCAAAATGTGGACAGACACCGAGTCCATCGTAATCCCCTATGACAGTATAG GTATTTCACTGGTAGCCCTTGTAATTCCTGTTTCATTTGGAATATTTGTTAATCACAAATGGCCCCAGAAAGCTAAAATTATACTTAAG GTTGGTTCCATTACTGGACTAATTCTTATACTGATCATAGCTGTGGTTGGAGGAATATTGTACAAGGGATCCTGGGCTATCAGCCCTCAACTGTGGATCGTTGGAACCATATTTCCAGCTGCTGGCTACTCTCTAGGTTTTCTTCTGGCTCGCATCGCTGGTCAGTCTTGGCACAG ATGTCGTACAGTAGCTCTGGAAACAGGCATGCAGAACACTCAACTGTGTACAACTATAGTGCAGCTGTCCTTCAAGCCTGAACAGCTTGCACTGATGTTTACTTTTCCACTCATCTACAGTATTTTCCAGATAGTGTTTGCTTTAATGTTTGTAGGAG TCTACTACTTGCACAAAAGATTCTGTGCCTCACCAAAGACAGACTTCACAGAACCAGCAAGTGAAATTGAATCGATACCAGAAACATATGCCCAGATGAATGGAGGATTtacagcaaatgaaaaaagtaCAAGAAACATGAACAACATTATCGTCTCCTGA